A stretch of the Bacillus anthracis str. Vollum genome encodes the following:
- a CDS encoding LysR family transcriptional regulator: protein MEIKQLITFKIAADTLNFTQTAKKLNFAQSSVTAQIKTLEAELGTPLFERLGKRLFLTEAGRKFQLYADKMIGLSNEAKMAVKDDEEIAGTLTIGAQESQCTYRLPSILKRFKAQFPQIKLIFKPAHSNKDAKEQLMEGKVDLAFILDECKTEDALHVEPLMKEELKVVAAPGHRLLEQTSVSIKDLEKETLLLTELGCSYRTLFEELFRAKDIYPANKIEFVSVEAIKQCIIADLGVAVLPAIVVEKDMREGTIKELVLKETIPPIYTQIAWHKDKWMTVPLQQFIDVTREFFTTD from the coding sequence ATGGAGATAAAACAATTAATTACCTTTAAAATAGCCGCGGATACTTTGAACTTTACACAAACTGCGAAGAAATTAAACTTTGCTCAATCGAGCGTAACGGCGCAAATTAAAACGTTAGAAGCTGAGCTAGGTACGCCGTTATTTGAAAGATTAGGAAAACGTCTTTTCTTAACTGAAGCAGGGAGGAAGTTTCAATTATATGCTGATAAGATGATTGGACTTAGTAACGAAGCGAAAATGGCTGTGAAAGATGATGAAGAAATAGCTGGTACGTTAACGATTGGTGCACAAGAAAGTCAGTGTACATATAGGCTTCCATCTATATTAAAGAGATTTAAAGCACAATTTCCTCAAATAAAACTTATATTTAAACCAGCACATTCTAATAAAGATGCGAAGGAACAATTAATGGAGGGAAAAGTCGATCTTGCATTTATTTTGGATGAATGTAAAACAGAAGATGCTTTACATGTGGAGCCGCTTATGAAAGAAGAATTAAAAGTAGTAGCTGCTCCAGGGCATCGTTTACTGGAGCAAACTTCCGTTTCTATAAAAGATTTAGAGAAGGAAACACTTTTATTAACAGAACTAGGGTGCTCATATCGGACTTTATTTGAGGAGTTATTTCGTGCGAAAGACATATATCCAGCAAATAAGATTGAGTTTGTTAGTGTCGAGGCAATTAAACAATGCATCATTGCAGATTTAGGTGTTGCTGTGTTACCTGCTATAGTAGTAGAAAAAGATATGCGAGAAGGGACGATAAAGGAGTTAGTTTTAAAAGAAACAATTCCTCCGATTTATACGCAAATCGCTTGGCATAAAGACAAATGGATGACAGTGCCACTGCAGCAATTTATCGATGTAACAAGAGAGTTTTTTACAACGGATTAA
- a CDS encoding quinone oxidoreductase family protein, whose protein sequence is MKALCFETFGNADVLQYKEIPDPIINPNEILVRTKAIGLNFADIYRRRGDYHLAGNPPYILGYEGAGIVEEIGTNVTTIKPGDRIAFADVPFANAELVAVPSKKTIQLPNSISFETAASVLLQGLTAHYLTKDSYQIKQGDIALVHAAAGGVGQLLIQIIKLLGGTAIGLTSSNEKAKVATLAGADHVFLYSEKWHSKVLEITNGTGVNVVYESVGSTLEESFNATKIGGTVVFYGMAGGNPAPVDPRMLMDTSKTLTGGDLWNVLTTFEERKQRSTQLFDWIASGKLNIASPTTFSLQDGAHAHKLLESRKSTGKILLIP, encoded by the coding sequence ATGAAAGCACTTTGTTTCGAAACATTTGGAAATGCTGATGTACTTCAATATAAAGAAATCCCCGATCCAATCATTAATCCAAATGAAATTCTTGTCCGTACGAAAGCAATTGGCTTAAATTTCGCTGATATTTATAGACGCCGAGGCGATTATCATCTCGCTGGTAACCCGCCTTATATATTAGGTTATGAAGGGGCTGGTATTGTTGAAGAAATAGGAACTAACGTTACTACCATCAAGCCTGGAGACCGTATTGCATTTGCTGACGTTCCATTCGCAAATGCAGAACTAGTTGCTGTTCCATCTAAAAAAACAATTCAGCTTCCAAATTCTATTTCTTTTGAAACAGCCGCTTCTGTCTTATTACAAGGCCTAACGGCACATTATTTAACGAAAGATAGCTATCAAATAAAACAAGGTGATATAGCTTTAGTACACGCTGCAGCTGGCGGCGTTGGTCAACTTCTTATTCAAATAATTAAACTACTTGGCGGAACAGCAATTGGTCTTACGTCATCAAACGAGAAAGCAAAAGTTGCCACGTTAGCTGGGGCTGATCACGTATTTTTATATAGTGAAAAATGGCATTCAAAAGTGCTTGAAATAACAAACGGCACTGGAGTAAATGTTGTATATGAATCAGTAGGTTCTACATTAGAGGAAAGTTTTAACGCTACTAAAATTGGTGGTACTGTTGTATTTTACGGAATGGCCGGCGGTAATCCTGCTCCCGTTGATCCGCGCATGCTTATGGATACTTCAAAAACTTTAACTGGCGGAGACCTTTGGAACGTGCTTACTACCTTTGAAGAACGTAAGCAGCGCTCTACTCAATTATTTGATTGGATCGCTAGTGGAAAATTAAACATTGCGAGTCCTACTACATTCTCTTTACAAGACGGTGCTCACGCCCATAAATTATTAGAGAGCAGAAAAAGTACAGGGAAGATTTTATTGATTCCATAA
- a CDS encoding histidine phosphatase family protein has protein sequence MKNRETDSNVVTLYVTRHGKTILNTNHRAQGWADSPLVEKGVEVATNLGTGLKDIHFMNAYSSDSGRAIETANLVLKYSEQSKLKLEQRKKLRELNFGIFEGEKLDNMWDAVGKAAGVTSPEELLKFSIQEVIDLIRAADPTKQAEDWELFSTRIKAEIDKISEEAAKDGGGNVLVVVHGLLITTLIEMLDSSKTKLGVENASVTKIVYQDGIYTVESVGDMSYVAKGKESVEI, from the coding sequence ATGAAGAATCGAGAAACAGATAGCAATGTCGTTACGTTATATGTTACAAGACATGGTAAAACAATATTAAATACGAACCATCGCGCGCAAGGTTGGGCAGACTCTCCGTTAGTGGAAAAAGGTGTGGAAGTTGCCACAAATTTAGGAACGGGATTAAAAGATATTCATTTTATGAATGCGTATAGTAGTGATAGTGGCCGCGCGATTGAAACTGCTAATTTAGTATTAAAATATAGTGAGCAATCAAAATTGAAACTTGAGCAAAGAAAAAAATTACGAGAATTAAATTTTGGTATTTTTGAAGGTGAAAAACTTGATAATATGTGGGATGCGGTTGGAAAAGCTGCGGGCGTTACATCACCAGAAGAACTTTTGAAGTTTTCTATTCAAGAAGTTATTGATCTTATTAGAGCAGCAGACCCTACAAAACAGGCGGAAGATTGGGAATTATTTTCTACTCGTATAAAAGCAGAGATTGATAAAATTAGTGAAGAAGCAGCTAAAGATGGCGGCGGGAACGTTTTAGTTGTCGTTCATGGGCTTTTGATTACTACCTTAATAGAAATGCTAGACAGTAGTAAAACAAAACTTGGCGTGGAAAATGCTAGTGTGACAAAGATTGTATATCAAGATGGAATATATACAGTTGAGTCAGTTGGAGATATGAGCTATGTTGCAAAAGGGAAAGAGAGTGTGGAAATATAA
- a CDS encoding GNAT family N-acetyltransferase, with amino-acid sequence MITIRQEQKNDYRKTEEVVKEAFLHEEFSDKKEHELVKRIRECDAFVPELSIVAVDEAIVGHIMLSKIKIEQDGTSEESLALAPVSVARGHQKKGIGGKLIVAALEKAKELGYGSVVVLGHPEYYPKFGFKKAIEWNIKAPFEVPEEVFMVIELTENALESVEGVVQYSSAFAE; translated from the coding sequence GTGATAACGATTAGACAAGAACAAAAAAATGATTATAGAAAAACAGAAGAAGTTGTAAAAGAAGCATTTTTGCATGAAGAGTTTAGTGATAAAAAAGAACATGAACTTGTAAAACGTATTAGAGAATGTGACGCGTTTGTTCCGGAGTTATCAATTGTTGCGGTAGATGAGGCAATAGTCGGTCACATTATGTTATCGAAAATTAAGATAGAACAGGATGGAACTTCTGAAGAATCATTAGCACTTGCACCAGTTTCAGTTGCTAGGGGCCATCAGAAGAAAGGGATTGGTGGAAAGCTTATTGTAGCTGCTTTAGAAAAAGCGAAAGAACTTGGATACGGATCAGTTGTAGTATTAGGACATCCAGAGTACTATCCGAAATTTGGTTTTAAAAAAGCAATTGAGTGGAATATAAAAGCACCATTTGAAGTGCCTGAAGAAGTGTTTATGGTAATAGAATTAACAGAAAATGCTCTTGAAAGTGTAGAAGGAGTTGTACAATATTCGAGTGCTTTTGCTGAGTAG
- a CDS encoding endonuclease MutS2 yields MNTMTFEKLQYNELKDIVKFYCVSGLGKELINKLEPSTSIKVVRNRLNETTEARAILDAEGHVPFFGISNIASTIQKLEKGMILDPEELVSVSDFLRGCRKIKKFMLDKEFFAPVLASYANSMTEYKSIEEEINFSIKGNSIDSAASKELKRIRNNIDSVDGKIKERLTKFLNSSANKKYIQEFFISKKDDRYTIPIKSSYKNQVAGSIVEASAKGSTVFIEPHTVTKLNAELASLKAEEAMEEYQILATLSGMVVENIYHIKINMELISQYDMVFAKAKFSKSIDGIEPKLNDHGHIHLVNCKHPLLSGKVVPLNFEIGQNYRSLIITGPNAGGKTIVLKTIGLLTLATMSGLHIAGDKETEIAIFENVFVDIGDNQSIENALSTFSSHMKNLSEIMRMSNNNTLLLFDEIGSGTEPNEGAALAISILEEFYLAGCITVASTHYGEIKRFSEMHDDFMNAAMQFNSETLEPLYKLVIGKSGESNALWIANKMNVRERVLKRAKAYMGNKEYTLEKVNESKIRKPKFLQEKRENHYEYKIGDRVNLLDHDDFGIIYKEKDNFYNVVVYYNGEFIEVNVKRITLEVAAKELYPEGYDLNTLFVDYKERKMQHDIERGSKKALRKIQKEMRKNRG; encoded by the coding sequence ATGAATACGATGACTTTTGAAAAGTTACAATATAACGAATTAAAGGATATAGTGAAATTTTATTGTGTAAGTGGATTAGGAAAAGAATTAATAAATAAATTAGAGCCGAGTACGAGTATAAAAGTGGTAAGGAATCGATTAAATGAAACAACCGAAGCGCGAGCTATATTAGATGCAGAAGGGCATGTGCCTTTTTTCGGTATTTCAAATATTGCTAGTACAATTCAAAAATTAGAAAAAGGAATGATTTTAGATCCAGAAGAGTTAGTAAGTGTTTCAGACTTTTTACGCGGATGTAGAAAGATTAAAAAATTTATGTTAGATAAAGAATTTTTTGCACCAGTATTAGCTTCTTATGCAAATTCAATGACTGAATATAAAAGTATTGAAGAGGAAATTAACTTTTCAATTAAAGGAAATAGTATTGATTCTGCCGCTAGTAAAGAGTTAAAACGAATTCGAAATAACATTGATTCGGTAGACGGGAAAATAAAAGAACGTTTAACGAAGTTTTTAAATAGTAGTGCAAATAAGAAGTATATTCAAGAATTCTTTATTAGTAAGAAGGATGATAGGTATACGATTCCGATTAAATCTTCTTATAAAAATCAAGTTGCGGGAAGTATAGTTGAAGCGTCGGCTAAAGGTTCTACTGTATTTATAGAACCGCATACGGTTACAAAGTTAAATGCGGAACTTGCAAGTTTGAAAGCAGAAGAAGCGATGGAAGAATATCAAATTTTAGCGACTTTATCAGGAATGGTAGTAGAAAATATATATCATATAAAAATTAATATGGAATTAATTAGTCAGTATGATATGGTGTTTGCGAAAGCGAAGTTTAGTAAATCAATCGATGGAATAGAGCCGAAGTTAAATGATCATGGCCATATTCATTTAGTAAATTGTAAGCATCCGCTTTTAAGTGGAAAAGTAGTACCGTTAAACTTTGAAATCGGTCAAAACTATCGTAGTTTAATTATTACAGGGCCAAATGCGGGCGGTAAGACAATTGTGCTAAAAACAATTGGATTACTAACATTAGCGACGATGTCAGGTCTTCATATTGCTGGAGATAAAGAAACAGAAATTGCTATTTTCGAAAATGTATTTGTAGATATTGGTGATAATCAAAGTATCGAAAATGCACTCAGTACGTTTTCATCACATATGAAAAATTTATCTGAGATTATGAGGATGTCAAATAATAATACGTTGCTATTGTTTGATGAAATAGGAAGCGGGACTGAACCGAACGAAGGAGCAGCACTTGCAATTTCTATTTTAGAGGAGTTTTATCTTGCAGGATGTATTACAGTTGCGAGTACGCATTACGGTGAAATTAAACGCTTCTCAGAAATGCACGATGATTTTATGAATGCAGCAATGCAATTTAATAGTGAGACGCTAGAACCGCTTTATAAATTAGTGATCGGTAAATCAGGTGAAAGTAATGCACTTTGGATTGCAAATAAAATGAACGTAAGAGAACGTGTACTGAAAAGAGCGAAAGCGTACATGGGAAATAAAGAATATACTTTAGAAAAAGTGAATGAAAGTAAAATTAGAAAACCGAAATTCCTGCAAGAAAAAAGAGAAAATCATTACGAGTATAAAATTGGCGATCGTGTAAATTTATTGGATCATGATGATTTTGGTATCATCTATAAGGAAAAAGATAACTTCTATAATGTCGTTGTATATTATAACGGTGAATTCATTGAAGTGAATGTAAAACGTATTACTTTAGAAGTAGCAGCAAAGGAATTATATCCAGAGGGATACGATTTAAATACGCTATTTGTCGATTATAAAGAAAGAAAAATGCAACATGATATTGAGCGCGGATCGAAAAAAGCACTTCGTAAAATTCAAAAAGAAATGAGAAAGAATAGAGGGTAA
- the betA gene encoding collagen-like exosporium glycoprotein BetA, whose translation MSEKYIILHGTALEPNLIGPTLPPIPPFTFPNGPTGITGPTGATGFTGIGITGPTGVTGPTGIGITGPTGATGLGILPVFGTITTDVGIGFSVIVNTNINFTLPGPVSGTTLNPVDNSIIINTTGVYSVSFSIVFVIQAISSSILNLTINDSIQFAIESRIGGGPGVRATSARTDLLSLNQGDVLRVRIREATGDIIYSNASLVVSKVD comes from the coding sequence ATGAGCGAAAAATATATTATTTTACACGGAACTGCTCTCGAACCAAATTTAATTGGCCCCACACTACCACCAATTCCACCATTTACATTTCCGAACGGACCTACTGGAATCACAGGACCTACCGGTGCGACAGGTTTTACTGGAATTGGCATTACTGGTCCTACTGGGGTTACAGGACCTACCGGAATTGGCATTACTGGTCCCACTGGAGCAACCGGTTTAGGGATTCTTCCCGTATTTGGAACAATAACTACTGACGTAGGTATTGGTTTTTCAGTAATAGTTAATACAAATATTAATTTTACCCTTCCAGGACCTGTTAGTGGAACTACTCTAAATCCAGTAGACAACTCCATTATAATTAATACTACTGGTGTATACTCAGTATCGTTTTCAATCGTATTTGTGATACAAGCTATTTCGTCTAGTATATTAAATCTTACAATAAACGATTCAATTCAATTCGCAATTGAATCACGAATTGGTGGTGGTCCTGGGGTAAGAGCTACATCCGCCAGAACTGATCTATTATCTTTAAACCAAGGAGATGTTCTTCGAGTACGAATAAGAGAAGCCACGGGTGACATTATTTATTCCAACGCATCCCTTGTTGTCTCAAAAGTCGACTAG
- the amyS gene encoding alpha-amylase — protein MFKKITIVGLSVVLFLPSIYGESKVYADTINNGTLMQYFEWYAPSDGNHWNRLRTDAENLAQKGITSVWIPPAYKGTTQNDVGYGAYDLYDLGEFNQKGTVRTKYGTKAQLKSAIEALHKQNIDVYGDVVMNHKGGADYTETVTAVEVDRNNRNVEVSGDYEISAWTGFNFPGRGDNYSNFKWKWYHFDGTDWDEGRKLNRIYKFRGIGKAWDWEVSSENGNYDYLMYADLDFDHPDVANEMKNWGTWYANELNLDGFRLDAVKHIDHEYLRDWVNHVRQQTGKEMFTVAEYWQNDIQTLNNYLAKVNYNQSVFDAPLHYNFHYASKGNGNYDMRNILNGTVMQNHPALAVTLVENHDSQPGQSLESVVSPWFKPLAYAFILTRAEGYPSVFYGDYYGTSGNSSYEIPALKDKIDPILTARKNFAYGTQRDYLDHPDVIGWTREGDSVHANSGLATLISDGPGGSKWMDVGKNNAGEVWHDMTGNQTNTVTINKDGWGQFHVSGGSVSIYVQQ, from the coding sequence ATGTTCAAAAAAATAACAATAGTCGGCTTGTCGGTTGTTTTGTTTTTACCTAGTATATATGGGGAGAGTAAAGTGTATGCAGATACGATTAACAATGGAACGTTAATGCAGTATTTTGAGTGGTATGCTCCAAGTGATGGGAATCATTGGAATCGTTTGCGCACTGATGCTGAAAATTTAGCGCAAAAAGGAATTACATCTGTTTGGATACCTCCTGCGTATAAAGGAACTACGCAAAATGATGTAGGATATGGAGCATATGATTTATATGATTTGGGTGAATTCAATCAAAAGGGAACAGTGCGGACGAAATATGGGACGAAAGCACAATTGAAATCTGCAATTGAAGCTTTACATAAGCAAAACATCGATGTATACGGCGATGTAGTTATGAATCATAAAGGTGGAGCAGATTATACTGAAACTGTAACAGCTGTTGAGGTAGACCGTAACAATCGAAATGTTGAGGTATCAGGTGATTATGAAATTAGTGCATGGACAGGGTTTAACTTTCCTGGACGTGGAGATAATTATTCTAATTTCAAATGGAAGTGGTATCATTTTGACGGAACGGATTGGGATGAAGGAAGGAAATTAAATCGAATTTATAAATTTAGGGGTATAGGTAAAGCATGGGACTGGGAAGTGTCTAGTGAGAATGGAAATTATGATTATTTGATGTATGCAGACCTTGATTTTGATCATCCAGATGTTGCGAATGAGATGAAAAATTGGGGGACGTGGTATGCGAATGAATTAAATTTAGATGGCTTTCGTTTAGATGCTGTTAAACATATTGATCATGAATATTTACGCGATTGGGTAAATCATGTTAGGCAGCAAACGGGGAAAGAAATGTTTACGGTGGCTGAATATTGGCAAAATGATATCCAAACTTTAAATAATTATTTAGCGAAAGTCAATTATAATCAATCTGTATTTGATGCACCACTGCATTACAATTTTCATTATGCTTCAAAAGGAAATGGGAATTATGATATGAGAAATATTTTAAATGGAACAGTAATGCAAAATCATCCTGCACTCGCAGTTACTCTTGTTGAGAATCATGATTCTCAGCCTGGTCAGTCATTGGAATCTGTAGTAAGTCCGTGGTTTAAACCGTTGGCATATGCATTTATTTTAACTCGTGCAGAGGGATATCCTTCAGTTTTTTATGGTGATTACTATGGGACAAGCGGAAATAGTAGTTATGAAATTCCAGCGTTAAAAGATAAAATTGATCCGATTTTGACAGCACGAAAAAACTTTGCATATGGTACGCAGCGTGATTATTTAGACCATCCAGATGTGATTGGATGGACGAGAGAAGGTGATAGTGTACATGCTAATTCTGGTTTAGCAACATTAATCTCTGATGGACCGGGAGGATCAAAGTGGATGGATGTTGGAAAGAATAATGCAGGGGAAGTATGGCATGATATGACGGGTAATCAAACAAATACTGTAACAATTAATAAGGATGGATGGGGGCAATTCCATGTAAGTGGAGGATCAGTTTCCATATATGTTCAGCAGTGA
- the pepF gene encoding oligoendopeptidase F, translating into MTELKDRLQVADKEKWNLTDIYDTIEDWESDFHKIEVLTNELHEFNGNIHDGNSLLAYLTKSEEISSIISLMFAYARLQSDLDTRDTDAQSLVDKVSQLHVKVSAAKSFFSPFLLSVDENTLHTYIEEAEGLQYYKEDLFELYRYKKHVLNKDQEEILSQMGEALSSPQHTYGMLNNADILFGEVTSNDGEKVTLTRGMYAKLIEDESREKRKEAYKAYYKPYVQLKNSIASTLSAAIKNNVTVSKLRKYPSALEKSLFGDMVPKEVYENLIETTKKNIQSLHTYNKLRKEKLNVDELRQYDLSVDLVQGVKQDIPYDNAFDIMIESLAPLGEEYIETLKSFKDKRYIDVRETPGKCSGAYNFGVYGVHPFILLNHHDDLNSLFTLTHECGHGMHTHYSHGYQPRISAHYTIFVAEVASTVNEVLLIHHLLKEAKDANVRNHLVNHFIEKFKGTFFTQIMFAEFEKITHEMAQQGKPLNAQVFSDVYENLFREYNGDSLVFDEEVKYGWARIPHFYRPFYVYKYATGFASAIQIADKLLSGDPNAQKNYLEFLKGGSSDYPLNLLKKAGVDLTTPEPIESALNRFSELVEEFSTL; encoded by the coding sequence ATGACAGAACTTAAAGATCGACTACAAGTAGCTGATAAAGAAAAGTGGAATTTAACGGATATTTACGATACCATTGAAGATTGGGAAAGTGATTTTCATAAAATTGAAGTATTAACGAATGAATTACACGAGTTTAATGGAAATATTCACGATGGCAATAGTTTATTAGCCTATTTAACAAAGAGTGAAGAAATTTCTAGCATAATATCTTTAATGTTCGCTTATGCACGATTACAATCTGATCTTGATACGCGCGATACTGACGCCCAATCTCTTGTTGATAAAGTGTCACAATTGCACGTGAAAGTAAGTGCGGCTAAATCTTTCTTTTCTCCATTCTTACTTAGCGTAGATGAAAACACATTACACACTTACATAGAAGAAGCAGAAGGCTTACAATATTATAAAGAAGACTTATTTGAATTATATCGTTATAAAAAACACGTATTGAATAAGGACCAAGAAGAAATTTTATCACAAATGGGCGAAGCACTTTCCTCTCCTCAGCATACATATGGCATGTTAAATAATGCAGATATACTATTTGGTGAAGTGACTAGTAATGATGGAGAAAAAGTTACTTTAACACGAGGAATGTATGCAAAGTTAATAGAAGATGAGAGCCGCGAAAAACGTAAAGAAGCCTATAAAGCTTATTACAAGCCATACGTTCAATTGAAAAATTCTATCGCTTCTACTTTATCTGCTGCTATTAAAAATAATGTTACTGTTTCTAAGCTAAGAAAATATCCATCAGCCCTAGAAAAATCATTATTTGGTGACATGGTTCCGAAAGAAGTATATGAAAATTTAATTGAAACGACGAAAAAAAACATTCAATCTTTACATACATATAATAAACTTCGAAAAGAGAAATTAAATGTCGATGAACTAAGACAATATGACTTAAGTGTCGATTTAGTACAAGGTGTAAAACAAGACATTCCATATGATAACGCGTTTGACATCATGATTGAATCACTAGCTCCTTTAGGTGAAGAATATATTGAAACATTAAAAAGCTTTAAAGATAAACGTTATATTGACGTAAGAGAAACGCCAGGAAAATGTTCCGGTGCTTATAACTTTGGTGTATACGGCGTTCATCCTTTCATTCTTTTAAATCATCATGATGATTTAAATAGCCTTTTCACTCTTACTCACGAATGTGGGCACGGTATGCATACGCACTACTCACACGGATACCAACCAAGAATTTCTGCACACTATACTATCTTTGTCGCAGAGGTCGCTTCTACAGTAAATGAAGTGCTATTAATTCATCATTTATTAAAAGAAGCAAAAGATGCTAACGTACGTAACCATTTAGTAAACCATTTCATTGAGAAATTTAAAGGCACTTTCTTTACACAAATCATGTTCGCTGAATTTGAAAAAATCACGCATGAAATGGCACAGCAAGGTAAACCATTAAATGCCCAAGTCTTTAGCGACGTTTATGAAAACTTGTTCAGAGAGTATAATGGCGACTCTCTCGTATTTGACGAAGAAGTAAAATACGGATGGGCTAGAATACCGCATTTCTACCGTCCATTTTACGTATACAAATACGCAACTGGATTCGCTTCTGCAATCCAAATTGCTGATAAATTATTAAGCGGCGATCCAAATGCACAGAAAAACTATCTCGAATTCCTTAAAGGTGGAAGTTCAGATTATCCATTAAATCTACTGAAAAAAGCTGGCGTTGATTTAACTACGCCAGAACCGATTGAAAGTGCATTAAATCGTTTTAGTGAACTTGTTGAAGAGTTTTCAACTTTATAA
- a CDS encoding serine hydrolase domain-containing protein, with the protein MLKKWLIVFFIFAVFSGSVVALIHASKGKKYDIKAFSNLNNKQKHDMQEVDANEKKHYEVVAGKLDQYLKDKGFNGSVLVASKDHVILRKGYGYANMKDKVFTTPRTKYRIGSITKTVVAISIMQLKEKGKLNIEDNVNKYIPSFPADKNITLRNLLTHTSGLPDQGKGRVDAASRLKLVTWIGSQALQFPAGTGWKYTDYNYMVLAYIVEKITNKPLAEYVKENIFTPVEMHESGMGATLPEDIFLAEGYTRKDNELIAAPRLKMNWLYGCGEMYTTVEDMKRLDEAIMNGKLLSKQSVLDMFTASPARKYGFSFYTYPDYYHNHGVLAGWNTFNNFNWDKKTFVILFSNVQNGMNDTFNQEFRKMANDLIEGNGA; encoded by the coding sequence ATGTTAAAGAAATGGTTAATCGTTTTCTTTATTTTTGCTGTTTTTTCTGGAAGTGTCGTTGCACTCATACATGCAAGTAAAGGTAAGAAATATGATATAAAGGCATTTTCTAATTTGAATAATAAGCAAAAGCACGATATGCAAGAAGTTGATGCCAATGAGAAAAAGCACTATGAAGTTGTAGCTGGAAAACTAGATCAATATTTAAAAGATAAAGGATTTAATGGTAGTGTTCTTGTAGCTAGTAAAGACCATGTGATTTTACGAAAAGGTTATGGGTATGCAAATATGAAAGATAAAGTATTCACAACGCCAAGAACGAAATATCGCATTGGTTCTATTACGAAAACAGTTGTTGCAATATCTATTATGCAACTAAAAGAAAAAGGAAAATTAAATATTGAAGACAATGTAAATAAGTATATTCCATCGTTTCCGGCAGATAAAAATATTACGTTACGAAATTTATTAACGCACACATCAGGGTTACCAGATCAAGGAAAAGGTAGGGTGGATGCGGCGTCACGTTTAAAGTTAGTAACCTGGATTGGTTCGCAAGCGTTACAATTTCCTGCAGGGACAGGATGGAAATATACAGACTATAATTATATGGTGCTTGCGTATATTGTAGAAAAAATTACGAATAAACCGCTCGCTGAATACGTGAAAGAAAATATTTTCACTCCTGTTGAAATGCATGAATCTGGAATGGGGGCAACTCTCCCAGAAGATATTTTTTTAGCAGAAGGTTATACGAGAAAAGATAATGAATTAATAGCTGCACCCCGCTTAAAAATGAACTGGTTGTATGGATGTGGTGAAATGTATACGACTGTTGAAGATATGAAAAGGCTAGATGAGGCTATTATGAATGGAAAACTGTTATCTAAACAAAGTGTATTAGATATGTTTACTGCATCACCTGCAAGAAAATATGGATTTAGTTTCTATACGTATCCAGATTATTATCATAACCACGGGGTATTAGCAGGCTGGAATACTTTTAATAATTTTAACTGGGATAAAAAAACATTCGTCATATTGTTCTCTAACGTTCAAAATGGTATGAATGATACATTTAATCAAGAGTTTAGGAAAATGGCGAATGATTTAATAGAAGGAAACGGAGCATGA